From the genome of Staphylococcus haemolyticus, one region includes:
- a CDS encoding HAD family hydrolase, producing the protein MIKKVKLVIFDLDNTLFSFNKLWIKANKDTFETYTLFKDIDYSDFMKLFEKYDLYFWKQHDEGVITLDELRELRLIKTLQHFDINISREEANEYFESFFTKLLSSITVNRKMNDLLMTLKENVNIAILTNGKIKEQNTKIDNLDIRTIFEKNIFISENIGCEKPDPKAFLNVTSRLNVNSEECLFIGDSYRNDIMGALNVNMAAIWLTNSDKDTELNVKDGLYCCEDNIEVLLKKLLDDEYKDLTIYN; encoded by the coding sequence ATGATTAAAAAAGTAAAATTGGTTATTTTTGATTTAGATAATACGCTATTTTCTTTTAATAAATTATGGATAAAAGCGAATAAAGATACGTTTGAAACGTATACGTTGTTTAAAGATATAGATTATAGTGACTTTATGAAATTATTTGAAAAATATGATTTATACTTTTGGAAACAGCATGATGAAGGGGTTATTACCTTAGATGAATTGCGAGAGTTAAGACTAATTAAAACTTTACAGCATTTTGATATAAATATTTCTCGCGAAGAAGCTAACGAGTATTTCGAATCCTTTTTTACTAAGCTACTGTCTAGTATAACTGTTAATAGAAAAATGAATGATTTACTTATGACCTTGAAAGAAAATGTAAACATCGCCATACTTACTAATGGAAAGATTAAAGAACAGAACACTAAAATTGATAATCTCGATATTAGAACAATTTTTGAGAAGAATATTTTTATATCTGAAAATATAGGTTGCGAAAAGCCTGATCCTAAAGCATTTTTAAATGTCACGTCTAGATTAAACGTTAATTCTGAAGAGTGCTTGTTTATAGGAGATTCTTATAGAAATGACATCATGGGAGCGTTAAATGTTAATATGGCTGCCATTTGGTTAACGAATTCTGATAAAGATACAGAATTAAATGTAAAAGATGGTCTTTATTGTTGCGAAGATAATATAGAAGTTCTATTAAAAAAGCTCCTTGATGATGAATATAAAGATTTAACAATTTATAACTAG
- a CDS encoding putative glycoside hydrolase: MKKNKIFAVLTTSALLLAACSNGDNSSSSGQKGDSQKNEQTNSQSEKLKKNNDKNKNENKVDYPKDGVKGIYVTSNSTEGDKIDELIKFIKDSKLNTMVIDVKDDEGNITMKLNTGNKQVDKNTLDIVDGKKLLKKLHNNNIYPIARIVTFKDTKLAEEHPEWSFKESDGSVWTNGKGDSFVNPFMKEVWDYDITVAKAAAKAGFQDIQFDYVRFPEGFENEADSLTYSKGDYKNSKLSSGDQRVDTITKFLEHANKELKPMGVNVSADVFGYSALVKNAPGIGQSFPKMSENVDAISSMIYPSHWSNGDFGLDAPDTEPYKTVNRYIQKENSLLDSLGKKKPISRPWIQDFTASYLGDGNYIDYDAKAVSEQVQALKDNGVNEFLLWNAGNEYTEGANYNPKKGSAKERDPEGVEQDTKQQDNKDDNKKDSTEENGNSNQ, encoded by the coding sequence ATGAAAAAGAACAAAATATTTGCTGTATTAACAACAAGTGCTTTGTTACTCGCTGCGTGCAGTAATGGTGATAATTCATCTAGTAGCGGGCAAAAAGGGGACAGCCAGAAGAACGAACAAACTAACAGTCAAAGCGAGAAATTAAAAAAGAATAATGACAAAAATAAGAATGAGAATAAAGTCGATTACCCTAAAGATGGCGTTAAAGGTATTTATGTCACAAGCAATTCGACAGAAGGCGATAAGATTGATGAATTAATTAAGTTCATTAAAGATTCTAAATTAAATACAATGGTTATCGATGTTAAAGATGATGAAGGTAATATCACAATGAAACTTAACACTGGAAATAAACAAGTAGATAAGAACACATTAGATATTGTAGATGGTAAGAAATTGTTGAAAAAATTGCATAATAACAATATTTATCCAATTGCTCGTATCGTTACATTTAAGGATACTAAATTAGCTGAAGAACATCCTGAGTGGTCATTTAAAGAAAGTGATGGGTCAGTTTGGACTAATGGTAAAGGCGATAGCTTTGTTAACCCATTCATGAAGGAAGTATGGGATTATGATATTACTGTCGCTAAAGCAGCAGCTAAAGCTGGATTCCAAGATATCCAATTTGACTATGTGCGTTTCCCAGAAGGCTTTGAAAATGAAGCAGACAGTTTAACTTATAGTAAGGGTGACTACAAAAATAGCAAGTTAAGTTCAGGTGATCAACGTGTTGATACAATTACAAAATTCTTAGAACATGCTAATAAAGAGTTGAAACCAATGGGTGTTAACGTATCGGCAGACGTATTTGGCTATTCTGCATTAGTTAAAAACGCACCAGGCATTGGTCAAAGTTTCCCTAAAATGTCTGAAAATGTAGATGCGATTTCATCAATGATTTATCCTTCACATTGGAGTAACGGTGACTTTGGTTTAGATGCTCCGGATACAGAACCGTACAAAACAGTAAATCGATACATTCAAAAAGAAAATAGTTTACTAGATTCACTAGGTAAGAAAAAACCAATTTCTCGTCCATGGATTCAAGATTTCACAGCATCATATTTAGGTGATGGTAATTATATTGATTATGATGCCAAAGCAGTATCTGAACAAGTTCAGGCTTTAAAAGATAATGGTGTGAATGAGTTCTTACTATGGAATGCGGGTAACGAATATACTGAAGGTGCAAACTATAATCCTAAAAAAGGTAGCGCGAAAGAACGTGACCCAGAAGGTGTAGAGCAAGATACAAAACAGCAAGACAATAAAGACGACAATAAAAAAGATAGTACTGAAGAGAATGGGAACAGCAATCAATAA
- a CDS encoding LPXTG cell wall anchor domain-containing protein produces MKVSLFASTLISSTVLLTAFSGHQAFAADIVTKNNAQEVASEALSNSGGNPDLQNFGKVIDKGDYFEIKSHNKANAGLGVYKVHKNGQVEYKNDKYSNFNQLQSGETYVEHGIANAAELDDLKEEASKINSVDCARELNSYYVGNVKSNEVPSSQSVKKQGNHNSTNAQSSLPETGHSDSEQSIQLLGSIFLLLGGALVAKQSHKKIS; encoded by the coding sequence ATGAAGGTTTCTCTATTTGCGTCAACACTTATTTCAAGTACAGTATTATTAACTGCTTTTAGTGGACATCAAGCTTTTGCTGCTGATATCGTTACTAAGAATAACGCACAAGAAGTTGCTTCAGAGGCGTTATCAAATAGTGGAGGTAATCCAGATTTACAAAACTTTGGAAAAGTAATCGACAAAGGGGACTATTTTGAAATTAAAAGCCATAATAAAGCAAATGCTGGTTTAGGGGTTTATAAAGTTCATAAAAATGGCCAAGTCGAATATAAAAATGATAAATATAGTAACTTTAATCAACTTCAAAGTGGAGAAACATATGTTGAACACGGTATTGCAAATGCTGCTGAATTAGATGATCTAAAGGAAGAAGCATCTAAAATTAATTCTGTAGATTGTGCGCGTGAATTAAATTCATATTATGTCGGTAACGTTAAATCTAACGAAGTGCCTTCGTCTCAATCAGTAAAAAAACAAGGTAACCATAATAGCACAAATGCTCAATCTTCATTACCTGAAACTGGTCATTCAGACAGTGAACAATCCATTCAATTATTAGGTAGCATTTTCTTATTACTAGGCGGTGCGTTAGTAGCTAAACAATCTCATAAAAAAATCTCATAG
- a CDS encoding MetQ/NlpA family ABC transporter substrate-binding protein, which produces MKKWLSVISILVLVIVLAGCGKDKEGNKKITVAASPAPHGDVLKKAKEQLKKKGYDLEIKEVNDYKVPNKLLDKGDIDANFFQHVPYLKAEKKSHGYKIEELGKVFTTPMGVYSKKYKNLKDIPEGSTIYVSNNPAEEGRFLSFFVDEGLIKLKKGVKIEDAKFEDIAENKKNLKFNHQQGAEFLPKTYKNGEGAAVIMNSNYAIDNGLKPSKDAIVMEGKSSPFANIIAVQEGHKKDKKFQELLKVMQSKEIKDYIKKEYGDDVIPYESK; this is translated from the coding sequence ATGAAAAAATGGTTAAGTGTTATAAGTATTTTAGTTTTAGTTATTGTATTAGCTGGATGTGGCAAAGATAAAGAGGGTAATAAAAAAATTACGGTTGCTGCTTCACCTGCACCCCATGGAGATGTGTTGAAGAAAGCTAAAGAACAATTAAAGAAAAAAGGTTATGATTTAGAAATTAAAGAGGTAAATGATTATAAAGTGCCAAATAAACTATTAGATAAAGGTGATATAGATGCGAACTTCTTCCAACATGTACCTTATTTAAAAGCTGAAAAGAAGAGTCATGGATATAAAATAGAAGAATTAGGTAAAGTATTTACAACTCCAATGGGCGTATACAGTAAAAAATATAAAAATCTAAAAGATATTCCTGAAGGTTCAACGATTTATGTTTCAAATAATCCAGCGGAAGAAGGACGATTTTTATCATTCTTTGTAGATGAAGGTCTCATTAAGTTGAAAAAAGGTGTCAAAATTGAAGATGCTAAGTTTGAAGATATCGCTGAAAATAAAAAGAATTTAAAATTCAATCATCAACAAGGGGCTGAGTTTTTACCAAAGACATATAAAAACGGTGAAGGAGCAGCAGTGATTATGAATTCTAACTATGCCATCGATAATGGTTTGAAACCTTCTAAAGATGCAATTGTTATGGAAGGTAAATCATCTCCGTTTGCCAATATTATTGCTGTACAAGAAGGACATAAAAAAGATAAAAAGTTCCAAGAATTATTAAAAGTTATGCAATCGAAAGAAATTAAAGATTATATTAAGAAAGAATATGGAGACGATGTAATTCCATACGAAAGTAAATAA